From Gigantopelta aegis isolate Gae_Host chromosome 11, Gae_host_genome, whole genome shotgun sequence, the proteins below share one genomic window:
- the LOC121385200 gene encoding uncharacterized protein LOC121385200 isoform X2 — protein sequence MRFVVVFATLLAVACGADDLLTLLQKIHNNPSYDHLSQEHKIMVSEMLAEGTVGELRKYIHTMGPLKFLDLLLAFPEHETYELLQFTSAHLHAEKNLIHHRPLAL from the exons ATGCGGTTTGTCGTGGTGTTTGCGACGCTGTTGGCGGTCGCGTGCGGAGCAGACGATCTCCTGACATTGCTACAGAAGATCCACAACAACCCGTCTTACGACCACCTGAGTCAGGAACACAAGATCATGGTGTCTGAGATGCTGGCCGAGGGAACAGTGGGGGAGCTCAGGAAATACATACACACCATGGGACCGCTCAAGTTTCTCGACTTGCTGCTCG cTTTCCCAGAACATGAAACATACGAGTTGCTTCAATTTACAAGTGCG caCCTGCATGCAGAAAAAAATCTCATACACCACCGCCCCCTGGCATTGTGA